From a single Octopus sinensis linkage group LG5, ASM634580v1, whole genome shotgun sequence genomic region:
- the LOC115212186 gene encoding zinc finger BED domain-containing protein 5-like has translation MTPVVTPIIPNASKKIRYDESYLNIGLTVINSGGEEKPQCVFCSEVLATTSLTPSRLKRHLETKHPSSTHKDADFFKCKAERLIGSRLDDMGMFSQDITTGLKASYEVLRKITAAKKFFATQKFFAI, from the exons ATGACACCGGTTGTTACCCCAATCATTCCA AATGCCTCCAAAAAGATAAGATATGACGAATCATATTTGAATATCGGTTTAACTGTGATAAATTCTGGTGGAGAAGAGAAACCGCAGTGTGTTTTTTGCTCCGAAGTGTTGGCAACAACTTCACTAACGCCCAGTAGGTTAAAGAGACACTTGGAAACTAAGCACCCCAGTTCAACTCACAAAGATGCAGACTTCTTCAAATGCAAAGCTGAAAGATTGATTGGGTCCAGACTTGATGACATGGGAATGTTTTCGCAAGACATTACGACTGGTCTGAAGGCCTCTTATGAGGTTTTGAGGAAAATAACTGCTGCCaaaaaattttttgctacccaaaaattttttgcaATCTAA